In Pseudomonas saponiphila, the genomic stretch GAAATGGCCGGCCTGCTGCAAGCCGCGTGGAAGAGTCCCTACGCCGCCGAATTCATCAGTTCGATGCCGATTGCCGGCATGGACGGCACCATGCGCAAGCGCCTCAAGCGCACCGCCATGTCCGGTGAAGCCCACATCAAGACCGGCACCCTGAACACCGTCCGCGCCATTGCCGGCTACAGCCGCGATGACAACGGCAACACCTGGGCGGTGGTTGCCATCCTCAATGATCCACGGCCGTTCGGTGCCTCTTCGGTGCTGGATCAGGTACTGCTGGATCTGTATCGCCAACCAAAACTGGCCACCAGCGCTTCGCCGCTGTAACGCCCCGGGCCGACGGCGGCTGCCCCGCGCCGCCGTCGCCGTTCAGGGCAACTCGGCCTGAACCCGGTCGCGACCGGCCTGCTTGGCGGCGTAGACCCCGGAGTCGGCCCGCAACAGCAGGCCATCCGCGCCCTCGCCCTCGCGCCAGCTGGCAACACCGAAACTGGCGGTGACCCTGCCCACCGGCGCGATCGGCGAACTGCGCAAGCCCTGCCACAGTTCCTCGGCCAGGACCAGCGCCTGTCGGGCGTTGGTGTCCCGACACAGAACCATGAACTCCTCGCCCCCCAGACGGCAGAACACATCGGTGCGTCGCAGCCGCCGGCCAATGCGCTCGCACAGCCCGCGCAGCACCTGATCGCCGACGCCGTGACCGTACTGGTCGTTGATCCGCTTGAAGTGATCGACATCCAGCATGATCACCGCCATTTCGCCCCCGCCGCGCTCCAGGCGCTGCATTTCGTTCTGCAACTGCTCCTGGAAATAGCGCCGGTTGTGAATCCCGGTCAGCGAGTCGGTGACCGACAAGGCCCGCAGTTCCTCCTCGACCCGCTTGAGATCGGAGATGTCCGAGATATAGCCGTGCCACAGAACCCCGCCGCCACTCAGGCTTTCCGGGGTCGCCGCCCCGCGCATCCAGCGCAGCCCGCGTTGCGGCAGGCAGACTCGGTATTCCTCGCGCCAGGGACTCAACTGCTGGGCGGAAATCCGGATCGACTCGCGTACCCGCTGCACATCCTCGGGATGGATCCGCTCAAACACCGCTGCGGCATTCTCCTGCAGCACCTGCGGCTCGATCTCGTAGATCTCGCGAATGCCATCGCTGGCGTAGGTAAAGCTGGCATGGCCATCGGCATCCAGCTTGAACTGGTAGATGCCACCGGGAACATGGGCACTGAGCTTTTTCAACAACCGGTCCCTGGCCGCCAGGGCTTCATGCACCCGCTTACGCTCGGTGATGTCGATGCAGATGGCCAGATGGCCAATCCACAGCCCCTGGTCATCCAGCACCGGAGTCGCCAGCATGTTCACTTGCAGGTGGCTGCCGTCGCGTCGCACCAGGGTCCATTCCCGGGCCTCATGCCCACCGGCCATGCCCTCTTCCACCAGCATCGCCCGGGACACCTCGATGGGCTTGCCATAGCGCTGACTGAGGCTATGGGCCCACGCTTCCAGCTCCTGAGGCAGGTGCAGGCTTTCCAGGGTCAGGTGGCCCACCGCTTCGCTGCTGCGGTAACCCAGCATCTGCTCGGCGCCAGCATTGAAGGTGCTGATGACCCCGCGCAGGTCGGTGGCGATGATCGCCACCTGGGTAGCGGCATTGAGCACGCTGCGCAACTGGCTGTGGGTTCCGCGCAGCTCCTGCTCGCGACTGCGCAACTCCCGGGTGCGCTGTTCGACCAGGGCCAAGGCCCGTTGCCGTTGACTCACCAGCACGTAGAGCAAGGCGCTGAGCAGCAGGCTGAGCAAGCTGCCGAGGATCACCAGACTGGTCAGTGAAGAATGATTGGCATGCAGGAACGCCGCGCTGGGGCGGATTTCCACTTGATAATCCCGGTCTGCCAGACGCAGCAGACGGCTGGCACCCAGGTGACTGGTGACCGGCAGGTTGTTCGATTCATACAGCACCTCATGCTGGCCCTCGGTGGACAGATCGAGAATCCGCACCGACAGGTTGTCACTGGCCGAGGCCGGCAAGCCGTCCGCCACCAGCTGCCGCAGGCTGATCACCGCCAGCACAAAACCATAGGGCCTGGCCTGGGGCGAAGGGTCATCCTGGGCGCGCCTGACCGGCGCCGCCAGCAGCACCCCGCGGGCATAGGCCGGATCCACCGCCACCAGATGCATGGGCGGCGAAACCGCCAGGCCATTGAGTACCCGGGCACGCTCCAGCGTGGCCCGACGCAGCGGCTGGGCCAGCAGGTCATACCCCAGGGGCGAGCCCAACGGGCTCTGGGTCTGGCTATAGAGCACCGGCGCGTAGTCATCCTGATCACCGGCCGGCTCCATCTGCCCCGCCGCATTGAGCTGCACGATGGCGAATCCGGGCTGCCCCTCACGGCGCACCGCCTGCTCGAAATCCGCCCGCTGGGCACGACTGACCAGCGGCGCAAAAGCATAGGCCTGAGTCCGACGCAGCAGAGGCTTGGCGTACCCCTCGAAGTCGTAGCGAGTTACATGATCGGAATTGACAAAGAAACGCCGCAAGCCGTCCAGGCGTTGCTCCTGGTCTTGAAAGCGCTCTTCGATGCGGCTGTAGCGTTCGCTGGCCAGCAACTGAAAGCGCTGGCGCAACTGCTGCTGGTTCAGGTTGTAGGTGGACCAGGCCAAGAGCCCGGTGAGAATGCTGCCCGCGAGCAACACCAGCACCGCCACCAACCAGGCCGAAACATCTTCACTAATGAAACCCAGGATTTTCGGGCGTACCACATGCAACGGCATAAGTAGAACTCATCACGCCAGCGAGTTTGGGTGTCATCCGGATCAAGTGAGAGTTATAGCCATTAGCCATTAATTTGACCAGCGCTAAACAGCCCCCTAAGCCCGAAAAATCGGGCCTTGGGGGACTTATCCGGCCA encodes the following:
- a CDS encoding sensor domain-containing diguanylate cyclase encodes the protein MPLHVVRPKILGFISEDVSAWLVAVLVLLAGSILTGLLAWSTYNLNQQQLRQRFQLLASERYSRIEERFQDQEQRLDGLRRFFVNSDHVTRYDFEGYAKPLLRRTQAYAFAPLVSRAQRADFEQAVRREGQPGFAIVQLNAAGQMEPAGDQDDYAPVLYSQTQSPLGSPLGYDLLAQPLRRATLERARVLNGLAVSPPMHLVAVDPAYARGVLLAAPVRRAQDDPSPQARPYGFVLAVISLRQLVADGLPASASDNLSVRILDLSTEGQHEVLYESNNLPVTSHLGASRLLRLADRDYQVEIRPSAAFLHANHSSLTSLVILGSLLSLLLSALLYVLVSQRQRALALVEQRTRELRSREQELRGTHSQLRSVLNAATQVAIIATDLRGVISTFNAGAEQMLGYRSSEAVGHLTLESLHLPQELEAWAHSLSQRYGKPIEVSRAMLVEEGMAGGHEAREWTLVRRDGSHLQVNMLATPVLDDQGLWIGHLAICIDITERKRVHEALAARDRLLKKLSAHVPGGIYQFKLDADGHASFTYASDGIREIYEIEPQVLQENAAAVFERIHPEDVQRVRESIRISAQQLSPWREEYRVCLPQRGLRWMRGAATPESLSGGGVLWHGYISDISDLKRVEEELRALSVTDSLTGIHNRRYFQEQLQNEMQRLERGGGEMAVIMLDVDHFKRINDQYGHGVGDQVLRGLCERIGRRLRRTDVFCRLGGEEFMVLCRDTNARQALVLAEELWQGLRSSPIAPVGRVTASFGVASWREGEGADGLLLRADSGVYAAKQAGRDRVQAELP